From the genome of Vitis riparia cultivar Riparia Gloire de Montpellier isolate 1030 chromosome 2, EGFV_Vit.rip_1.0, whole genome shotgun sequence:
GCGACACCAAACTCAAAGGTGCCTTGCTCCTACCTCTTTCCTTGTTTACCGTGGACTACCTTGCTATTCTTATTGAACCCTAATGTAGGAAACCCTAAGCACTTGAATGAAAACTCTACCAACCCGAATAATTTGCTAGGTGTTTGTATGATCTTCTACATGATTCTTGCATTCCCTAGTTGTTAATAAACCTTGATTAACAATAATTTGGTTGAAGAAGAATTTGCTAGTTGTTAATTAGTTTGAATTTTGATCCATTTTAACTTATTGAAATGAGCTTAACTTAACCAATATATTTATACAAACTTTTGTCAACCTCAATCGATTCAACAGATTTAAGAGCAACCAATTGAGTGAACAATAACCCTTGGAACTACTTCAGTCAACCTTTGGTCaaacatataagaaaatataaaaaattaatacacaaataaaaaaagtatgcACAAATAACCTTTTATGGCttgaattattttgatataaaaacttAAGATTGACTAAAacccttttttatgatgaaaaactTCTGAGTTTTTATCCTCGAAAtaatctatttcatttttttataaaaatcattaaaaatgtataaataagcTTTGTAGTTTCTATAACTTTTACATATTTAACGTAATATCTATAAGGAAATTCACTTAGATAAACTTTTTAACATGAAGAGCACCAAGCAAATGTGTagatttcatttagaaaaagtcTTCATCTAACttaaaaaagaatcaaacaGACTTAAGCATTTAAATGATTTCAAGTacttaaattaaaatgtaaCGCAATATGAGAGTCTAGTGCATCTGCACAATAACCTTACAAAAAGATCAtagaaaaattaacttaaaatatcaACTCTTCCAAGCTAGTCTTCTCCATTTTAATTTCCTTCGGGAAATTTACTTGCCTAacacaattaattaaatataaaacaaatccAAACCTTGTTTATTATCATTGAAAAACCAAGATAAATCAAACATTGGTCTTAACCATTAATCTCCCCCCttttttataatgataaaattaaagttGTTAAAATGCTTCCTTTAACATATGCTCCTTTTGAGTACTTAAGAAAACATGCAATttaagaaacttaagaaaatatattaagggtgcgcaaaaaaaaatattataaccaATAAAAACGTGCAAATTAGATTACAAACGCCGAAACTTAAAACAAGACTATCAATGATATATTGCACAGGCTGCAGCACAGAAAAGATCTGacaatgagaaaatatataGTCATGGCCATATCTTAAAATACGACGGGGGCTACCAAGTAAAGAGCCCATGCAAGAGTAATTGAGATCAATGTGATCTTCACAGGCATCTTTCCTTCATCAGTCCTCAAGACCATGGCTTCATACAGCGGCCAGCAATTCACTATTGCAAAACCGGCCAAGAGCATCTGCATAAATAGACCTTCAAGGTCTCTTTGCTTCAAAACGTGTACTATGCCCCATAGGAATGAGACCAAGTTGATTACTGCAGCTGTTGTTATGGGCAAGAACAAGGGTGATGGGACTCCAAAATCGAAAATCCCTTGATTATATCGCTTGCTTTGTTCCTCATCAACTACCTTGCTTGTAACATTAAATCCAAATGTGGAAATGCCAATGAACTTCAGCCAGTATTCAGCCAATCCAAAAATGAAACTTGAGAGTCCCCTAATTGTCCACATCCTCTGATTGTTCCACCATCTTTGGATTGATTCTCCATCTAACATAAACTCGAGACACTCTTGCCCATAGGCACCAAGGAAAAGGAATATGTACAATAAAAACCAAGGGTCCGATGCCTGCAAAACCATACAATTTGCTTATTAAGTATCAATTATATAATGGTATTAATCATGAATTCATAATTGCGATGCTAATGAATGCCTAGATGGGCATACCTTTGGGAAGATTGAGGCGCAATTGAGCAGAGCTAGCTGGGGGACAAAGGCATAGATGGTAATTGGAATGGACCATATTGGCCAGAAGGCGTAGTGAGCATAACATAGCCCTGTGAGAGGGTTTATGGACTTGACTCCGAAGGTGATGGGACTATATCTGCAGAAGGCCACTTCAAGGAGGCCAACAGACCATCGCATAATTTGATTCAGGATGCTGTGAAGGTTGATAGGTGAATTTCCCAGAAATGCAGGCCTTTTGGGGTTGCAGAAAATGGACTTCCAACCCTTACATTGTAGCAGATAGCCGGTGTAGAAGTCCTCAACCAATGATCCATACCTTAAGCCCATCTGCAAGGTTTCAGAAACACATATTAGACAGTACTAGACCAGGAGTAGCACTGgtaatttaaatctatttagtaattatttttcgAAAATAgatttctatttttcataataataaaattggaaaacacatttgacaagtaaaaaataatccaTTCTTAAAAGCATAAAATAGGGTTTTTATAGATAATATCTTTTCATTGtttcaattgttttataaaaatggttttaaaaaataattagacaaatatgaaatacaattaaaaataaaatattatatataaacattgtttttataacatatttaaaaatataaaaaacaagctAAAAAAATTTCCGGTTCCCAaaaggttttttgttttacaaaccatcacaacaattttcaaaaaagaattcTACTAATCCACAGTAAACAATCCAGCAGaactcttccattttttaatattacctAGTAATAAAGTAACCAACAAGCTTACTTCAGTGCCCCATTTGGTTTGCTTCTCAAAATTGCAGTCTGCAACATGGTGTGCCGTTGCTAAAACTTCTTTGGAATTGATTGACTCGTTCACTAGATGATCCTGGTTCAGTTCTGGGGTTTCTGATGGACCACCAAAGAAGACTCCTCGCCTGAAAAAGCATCCAGTACCTACATATGAAGGGCCAACCAATCCATCCATTCCACTGGCATCAATTTGGAACTCTAATTTGAGTTGACCTCCATAAATATCATTCTCATTGATTCCATGGAAGATCTGAGGAAACTGAACGTACCCCAGTTTGGGATCCATGCCAGGGTCCAAGAGATAACACAGCACACGAAACGGTGTTTGAGGATCATTGGAGTACATATCAGTATCTAGGGTTAGGATTACCGGTGCGTTGGTCATGGTGGCCGATACTCGTAGCTTCAAAATATAAACAAAGTACTGATTCTTTGCTCTTACAAAAGAATGGCTTAtcaaaaaactataaatgtTAGCCTGCTCACCAGGACATTAAGAGCGCCCGCCTTGAAATTGTGGGGCAAATTCATGCTTTTCCCTCTGGACACATACACAAGGTTGGGCATTGTGTGGCCAGTGACGTCCTTGTCTTTGCTGTGCTCCAACAAAACCTGCTCTCAATCAATCCACCAATATTATCAGGAATTAATGTGAATTGGAGTTTTTCTTGGCACTGGACATTTTCCCACTAATTAGGGATGTCACATGACTCCTTGAATGGCCCAAAATATGCAACATTATAACCCATAAATAAGCCTCgtgattataatattttaaatttagctGCATGTGTCTTATTTATGAAAGTGGTGAGATGGTGTCTGTCAAGAATTTAAGACAAGAAAGAAACACAACAAAGGGGGATCGGATGGAGAAAATGAAAGTATAATCATGGAGGAAATCtaggagagttttttttttttttttttcattttatttaacagGAAATGGACTCTTTCCATAATAATGTAAAGTTGTAACCTTTACTTCaacaataatttattagaaTGGAAACTACAAATGGTCTCCACTTTCTCTCGTTTTGGCTTTAGTACATGTCAATGCCACCTTGGTGGGCCTCTAATTTTAGTCATCAAAGACAGACCCTAAAACTAATCTCGAAGTACTTGGTTTCTGCAAAGAAATCGAGGTGAATGGTGTTGCAAGACAACTTTTGGTTTAGTTAGAGATTCAAGTTGAACTTGCAATAAATCTTAAGTACTGGGACCATTAATATTCATAGCTAGGTTGATGATAAGGAATGAATATATGATGATAAGGAATGAATGTATGGAACCTTGTAAGTTTTATGGGCCAAGCCTCGGTAATCTATCAGTACCCTAGCTAGGGTGGGGAAGCAAACCTGAACTACTGGAGGATGATTCTGAGGTGTAAATTCATCTGTCCATCTGCTGAAAGCTTCACTTTCTCCTTCATCAGTCATATAATCACGGCTAACGGTCCCTTCCTGGACAACATTCTCCACCCTAACTCTCATATTCTCATACATCATCTGCAACACAATAGCTCATTTGAATGAAAGAGGAAcccttttctctttgtttccccacataaataaataatgtgaaCGTATTTTCTACAGAAATATGTTACCTTGATCCGATCAGTCTCTGGAAACCATGAGTTATTGGATTTAAAATATGCATCGGGACACCTCTCTACAATCTTGTTTTTCTTGCAGTAAGGCAGCCAGTGGGTGGCAAACCTAGCAGCCTCCATGAAAGCAAAGAGGGTCAGCTTCGAACCTCCGTCATCCGATACATACACCGACAACTTCTCTGTCGGATAATCGTATGCCATCACAGACAGAGCAGTATTCACCACACACATAGGTGGCTCCTTATACGGATCAGCAGTGCATATAAACACATCCAACCTCGGATAATCACTCTCCTTGGCATAATGTTCAAGGTTTTCAATGAAAACCCGACGTTCCACAGGACACATGCGAAAGGCCTGTGAGGTTGCCCACATGAAAGCCAGCACTGCATCAGCCAGAAGAATGAGGAGGGAGACTATGGTGAAGGAGTGGAGTAGAGCAATGCAGTGGCGATACAGCAAAGACAAGATAGCAAAGGAGTAGACTATGGCGAATAATCGGTTTGCAGAGGTTCGACTCTTAAGCACACAAGTGTGAAGAGGGACATGGATGGTGCTGCCATGGCTCTCAGTTGAACTTCCCATTTCTTTGCTGTGTATCATACGGATGAGATTGTCCAAGATCTTGTGCATTTATAAGACTGTTTGAGGAGAGACTATACTCCACAAATTTCcagcattaaaataaaatatttttgtgacCAACAAAAGATTCCAACTTGTAAGTTGTCACCCATGTTACTCTGCCCATGTGTTAACATATATTCCATTCATATTGTATTGGTTCATAACAATCCTCCCCAACTGAAAAGCGTGGCCATTGTTTCAACCGATAGCTTTCTCATCACTTAATCACGTTCTATTCTTATTGTCTTAGCTAAAAACAATCCTTTCTGAAGCGTCTTATATTTTTTACTGGTCTTACAGGGAAAAGTTATTTAAACTGGAcagaagaaaatttttattataaatatttcaaatcgTTAAAACAGAGGCTCAAATGgcatccaataaaaaaaaagtattgttTCTCGAAGTCCTGATGAGTCGTTGTCATTAAATAAAAACGGAGAGTCCTTGACCAGAGGAGAAACCCCATCAACACATGCCAAAAGTGGGAGAAATCGATGATCATCTTGGACTACATTGAAAATCTAAATGGGAGTACAAAATGTCAGTTAGGCCCGTGACAGACAGCTAGGCACGAGCCTAGCTAGCTGCGAAGATCTTATCTAGCTAGGCTGGTATCTACCACatctatgaaaacaaaataatcatttatGTATTCTCCAATGTGAATATtgctttgtttaaaaaaaattatttaataattcaataaGATAACATGTGGTAGTTCATATTTTGTCATTTACCAaagaattcaataattaaataggATATTCCATTCCTCCAATGGATTGTTTGGCTTgggaaaaattataataaaaaggtTTTGGGTATGCTTGAAAGCTgattgatttcaaaattaagaAGCTTTTTGTGGGGTCTGGATGGTCTGAGCTCAGTCCGGGGGTCTGGATGGGCCACCAGAGAAGACTTCTCGCCCAGAAAAAACATCCAGTCCCTACATGTATAGGATCTGCTAGGCTATCCATTCCAATGGTATGAATTCGTTACACATGTCTACACTCGCCACCTTAAATATCATTCTTGTTGATCCCATGGAAGGTTTGAGGAAACTGAACGAACCCGAGATTTGGATCCATATCAGGGTCCAAGAGATAACACAGTGCGCGAAGTGGTGTTTGTGGATCATTTGAGTGCATGTCGCTGTCGAGAGTCAGGACTACTGGGGCATTGGTCATGGTGGCCGATACTCGAATCTGCAAGACAAAAACAGAATAATAtcattgaattattttatcaGATATTTGTCCTTTAGGAATAAGAGAGCTTGTTATCAAtcacaacaaataaataaataaataaataaaataaaatttattacactttaccctCAACCTATACCGTATTTTACATATTACCCCATTGagttcaaaatcaaacaatgtACACTCCAAActttataattgcatgcaatgttcattttttaagtcatgacattacattttttttttatagaatggCATGCGCTCTTTAAGTGATCAAAAGTAAAACgatcattttttaataagtgaggataaaagaatcattttattttaaaaccccataaccttaacccaaccctcctccttccttcttttgttttcaaaaaccacattttctcagcaaccaaacaaatttGTAATGCCTTAAAAAATAAACGGATTCACAAAAAAACATAACCAAACAAGCAATTTTACCTAACAGTAGACGGGGCAAGCAAGAAACTAGAAAGGGTTCCATTGATTGtttaatagaaaatagttttctgaaAAACCTTTCACATTCCAAAAACGTGAGCCcttaaccaaaaagaaaaaggaaaagaaaaaatctatgGAAtgtcaaaaacattttctatcaaaacaaacacaaatctGAATGAAACtaagagaaatcaaaattgTAAGAGATTATGGAAACGatgaatgaaaaacaaatatgTCCAACAGAAAAAAAGACATAACTAAAATGAACGTCaatcattcaataaaataaaataaaaaatcatttgatgCATGAAAAAACCTTTGAAAACTATGCAAACCTACAAAGAAATAAACtaatatcaataaatcaaatttcccctaaatttaaaaggaaaaaaaaattaaaatgtcatAACAAACTGTTGATAAGTTTCCCCAAATTTCCCCCACATTTTTCCCAACTTTTCTGAAACATCAAAACGAAACCCTATTCTAAAACAACAAATTGAAgcattatatcaaaattttcatttatcttcttcgccgagttttaaaaaataaactccCCAATTTTTCTCTAACTTTTCTGAAACATCAAAATGAAACCCTAATCTTAACCCTCTTTGCCAAGATTTTTCTAACCGCTTTAGAGattacaagacaaaaaaaaaatgaatatatatattgttgaaCTCCATGTACTCTTTTCAATATCAACTCTTTGATGTCTACATTAGCTTCCTTGAGATTTTAAGGCTTGAACTACAATTTGGAGATTCAACAAGAGGAGAGGAATGAATAACGAGGAAGAAGAGGAGGGCTAAAGGGGTTTTGTTTTGgttataaaattacatttttgcCCTCACTTAAACAAGTCACTTGGGGAACATAAACATCTTCTATCCAAAAATATAACACCGTCATTACAAATATGTACATTGGatgtaattataaaatatagaggGTATATTGCTCAATTTTAAACTCGATAGAGCAATGTATAAAACATGTTATAGGTTAGagggtaaagtgtaataaactaaaaataaataaaaaatctaccttgtgaaagagaatttttcaatatttatctCTTAGTCTCTCATGGATCCTAATAGACACTTTTACACTGAAAATCGCACAATTACTTCAATACTAAATCATCAACACCCTAAaagattgattttctttttttttttcattttgaaatgggTATAAGGGATTGCAACGCTTCTAAAAAGTTCAACATGTATAAAGTTAAAAACGTGGAAATTTAGCAAGTCTTGACTCTTGAGGATGGTTGGTTTTGCTTACCAGGACATTAAGGGCACCAGCCTTGAAATGGTGGGGTGAACCGGGCCTTTTCTCTCTGGATACATAGACGAGGTCGGGCATCGTATTGTATGGCCAGTGATGTCCATGTCCTTGCCACCCTCCAACAGAACCTGATCAACCTACCTTACATTAGTGGTTGCACATTTTtccccaaaaataaaataataaaaaccaataAAGGGTAATGCTAGATTTCATAGGATTAGGAATTTAGGAGTTGCGTTGAAGCAAACTCATCAATCCATCTGCTGAAAGCTTGTTTTTCTTGCTCATTGCTGATATGATCATGGGGAATGGTCCCTTTCTCAACAACACTCTCCACCTTAATTCTCATGGTCTCGTACATCAGCTGCAACATAGCATTTGATTCAAAACATCATTCTTGTAAATATAGCCTAATTTTGGGCATACTCCACAGATGTggacatttatatatatatttctgtTACACTTATGGCTCGATGGACTTGATGGGATTCCACGCACAAAAGTTCCATTTTAAGTACGTGTTGTGTAAGAAACTAAGGATGATGGGATTCCACGAATAAAAGTTCCTTTTCAATTACGTGTTGTGTAAGAAACTGAGGAAGTCTTAGTTGTTTCCACGCAACAATCAGCATATAACTCGTATTAAGGGCaaagtacaatattcttttataaaaatgttacaaatgTAAAGCACTCATGTGGGCATATTCTATCCTACAAGTACATATTAAGGACACATATGATGGTGACACTATAAAACGTTTCTattctttataatatttgaatgataaaaattttaaaatatatataaaaaaattaaattattttaattaataataacaataaaacgATCATCTAATCATATAAAGTACAATAAATTTAATGGTCAGAAAACACAAAGCAAACAACTAAGTTTAAAGCAtgtttaacatgtttttaaaaaatatttttagtttaaaaaaatgtttttttaaaaaaagtaaattgtttaacaaaattaataaaacatttttaaaattttgaaaaaccacTTAAAAGcattaaataatcatttataatgattttttttagaaaaatatttgattttcttaaaaacactttcattaaaattttaagtaaaaatattatccaaCCACACCCTTAAATTTCGAGTTATGCATCAAGATATAGATGGAGTTCAAAACCTAACTATCATACATAGGAAATGCTTCACCTCTCCAATTTTGTTACTATTTTATTGCTATCAATCACATTAAGATGATAACAAAATGGTAAAATCCACgaaaagaataatattatttttcctacaAATAAATGCTACTATTATGAATAACGTCCTGTTATAAATGAACATCAAATCAAGATTGTAATCGGAGCGGAGCAGTGATGACTAAAATACAATGGATGATCTAATAAGTACAAGAAGACAAAATAACACAGAAAACGTTGTGAAGAGGGCGACCAAGATTTTTGGATAAAATCAGTTTATGTTACCTATTCTTTCTCTATCTATTAGA
Proteins encoded in this window:
- the LOC117934142 gene encoding cellulose synthase-like protein G3 isoform X2 translates to MIHSKEMGSSTESHGSTIHVPLHTCVLKSRTSANRLFAIVYSFAILSLLYRHCIALLHSFTIVSLLILLADAVLAFMWATSQAFRMCPVERRVFIENLEHYAKESDYPRLDVFICTADPYKEPPMCVVNTALSVMAYDYPTEKLSVYVSDDGGSKLTLFAFMEAARFATHWLPYCKKNKIVERCPDAYFKSNNSWFPETDRIKMMYENMRVRVENVVQEGTVSRDYMTDEGESEAFSRWTDEFTPQNHPPVVQVLLEHSKDKDVTGHTMPNLVYVSRGKSMNLPHNFKAGALNVLLRVSATMTNAPVILTLDTDMYSNDPQTPFRVLCYLLDPGMDPKLGRGVFFGGPSETPELNQDHLVNESINSKEVLATAHHVADCNFEKQTKWGTEMGLRYGSLVEDFYTGYLLQCKGWKSIFCNPKRPAFLGNSPINLHSILNQIMRWSVGLLEVAFCRYSPITFGVKSINPLTGLCYAHYAFWPIWSIPITIYAFVPQLALLNCASIFPKASDPWFLLYIFLFLGAYGQECLEFMLDGESIQRWWNNQRMWTIRGLSSFIFGLAEYWLKFIGISTFGFNVTSKVVDEEQSKRYNQGIFDFGVPSPLFLPITTAAVINLVSFLWGIVHVLKQRDLEGLFMQMLLAGFAIVNCWPLYEAMVLRTDEGKMPVKITLISITLAWALYLVAPVVF
- the LOC117934142 gene encoding cellulose synthase-like protein G3 isoform X1; this translates as MIHSKEMGSSTESHGSTIHVPLHTCVLKSRTSANRLFAIVYSFAILSLLYRHCIALLHSFTIVSLLILLADAVLAFMWATSQAFRMCPVERRVFIENLEHYAKESDYPRLDVFICTADPYKEPPMCVVNTALSVMAYDYPTEKLSVYVSDDGGSKLTLFAFMEAARFATHWLPYCKKNKIVERCPDAYFKSNNSWFPETDRIKMMYENMRVRVENVVQEGTVSRDYMTDEGESEAFSRWTDEFTPQNHPPVVQVLLEHSKDKDVTGHTMPNLVYVSRGKSMNLPHNFKAGALNVLLRVSATMTNAPVILTLDTDMYSNDPQTPFRVLCYLLDPGMDPKLGYVQFPQIFHGINENDIYGGQLKLEFQIDASGMDGLVGPSYVGTGCFFRRGVFFGGPSETPELNQDHLVNESINSKEVLATAHHVADCNFEKQTKWGTEMGLRYGSLVEDFYTGYLLQCKGWKSIFCNPKRPAFLGNSPINLHSILNQIMRWSVGLLEVAFCRYSPITFGVKSINPLTGLCYAHYAFWPIWSIPITIYAFVPQLALLNCASIFPKASDPWFLLYIFLFLGAYGQECLEFMLDGESIQRWWNNQRMWTIRGLSSFIFGLAEYWLKFIGISTFGFNVTSKVVDEEQSKRYNQGIFDFGVPSPLFLPITTAAVINLVSFLWGIVHVLKQRDLEGLFMQMLLAGFAIVNCWPLYEAMVLRTDEGKMPVKITLISITLAWALYLVAPVVF
- the LOC117934210 gene encoding cellulose synthase-like protein G2, with translation MPDLVYVSREKRPGSPHHFKAGALNVLIRVSATMTNAPVVLTLDSDMHSNDPQTPLRALCYLLDPDMDPNLGFVQFPQTFHGINKNDI